A window of the Salvelinus sp. IW2-2015 linkage group LG3, ASM291031v2, whole genome shotgun sequence genome harbors these coding sequences:
- the LOC111954122 gene encoding 5,6-dihydroxyindole-2-carboxylic acid oxidase — translation MWKYGLLVLLGXVFVRAQFPRECVTPEGLRSGQCCPSPFGVANDDCGSATGRGQCISIAADASAHGPQYPHDGRDDRERWPIRYFNRTCQCNGNFTGYNCGRCRHGLAGLNCDQPVAVVRRNVMQLSXDQKRAFVTALDQAKRAVHPDIVIATRRYQEVFGPDGNTPQFENITIYNYFVWTHYYSVSKTFLGAGQPSFGGVDFSHEGPGFVTWHRFHLLQLERDMQDMLQDPSFALPYWNFAXGGSTCDICTDDLLGARSNLDMNSISTNSIFSNWRVICESVGDYDTLGTICNNTETTPIRRNPAGNVARPMVQRLPEPQDVADCLQVNTFDTPPYYSTSSESFRNTIEGYSAPQGNYDPVVRSLHNLAHLFLNGTGGQTHLSPNDPIFVLLHTFTDAIFDEWLRRHAPDLAVYPSENAPIGHNSGYNMVPFWPPVTNAEMFLTAPENLGYSYEAEWPAAPLTLTEIITIAIVAALVVVAVIFAATTCAVRSHSYSKLEGRQPLLGEQYQRYDDDKGQSVV, via the exons ATGTGGAAGTATGGCTTGCTAGTGCTCTTGGGCYCAGTGTTTGTGCGCGCGCAGTTTCCGAGGGAATGTGTGACTCCAGAGGGACTTCGGAGTGGTCAGTGTTGTCCATCCCCGTTTGGGGTCGCGAATGACGACTGCGGGTCCGCTACTGGACGTGGACAGTGCATTTCGATAGCGGCAGACGCAAGTGCACACGGCCCCCAGTACCCCCACGATGGACGGGATGACCGTGAACGTTGGCCCATCCGCTACTTCAATCGAACCTGCCAGTGCAACGGGAATTTCACCGGTTATAATTGTGGCCGTTGTAGGCATGGATTGGCCGGGTTAAACTGTGACCAACCGGTTGCTGTTG TCCGGAGAAACGTGATGCAGCTCAGTMCGGATCAGAAGCGAGCTTTCGTGACCGCGCTGGACCAGGCCAAGCGCGCYGTGCACCCGGACATTGTAATTGCTACGAGGCGGTACCAGGAGGTATTCGGGCCGGATGGAAACACCCCGCAGTTTGAGAACATCACCATCTACAATTACTTTGTGTGGACCCACTACTATTCGGTCAGCAAAACCTTCTTAGGGGCCGGCCAGCCGAGCTTTGGCGGAGTCGACTTCTCTCATGAAGGTCCCGGTTTTGTGACCTGGCACAGGTTTCACCTGCTCCAACTTGAGCGTGACATGCAG GATATGCTGCAAGACCCGTCCTTTGCCCTGCCCTACTGGAACTTTGCCYTTGGTGGAAGCACCTGTGACATCTGCACAGATGACCTATTGGGAGCGAGGAGCAACCTCGATATGAATTCCATCAGCACCAACTCCATCTTCTCCAACTGGAGGGTGATCTGTGAGAGTGTGGGGGACTATGACACACTGGGGACCATCTGCAACA atACTGAGACCACCCCCATCAGGAGGAACCCAGCTGGAAACGTGGCCCGCCCCATGGTGCAGCGTCTCCCTGAGCCCCAGGATGTTGCAGACTGCCTGCAGGTGAACACCTTTGACACCCCTCCCTACTACTCCACCTCTTCAGAGAGCTTCAGGAACACCATCGAGG GCTATAGTGCCCCCCAGGGAAACTACGACCCAGTGGTACGGAGCCTCCACAACCTGGCCCACCTGTTTCTGAACGGGACAGGGGGACAGACCCACCTCTCSCCCAACGACCCCATCTTCGTGCTTCTCCACACTTTCACAGATGCCATCTTTGACGAGTGGCTCAGGAGGCACGCCCCTG ATTTGGCAGTCTATCCTTCAGAGAATGCCCCCATTGGTCACAACAGCGGGTACAACATGGTTCCCTTCTGGCCTCCAGTGACCAACGCTGAGATGTTTCTTACAGCCCCAGAGAACCTTGGCTACTCCTATGAGGCCGAATGGCCAG CTGCTCCTTTAACTTTGACTGAGATCATCACCATTGCCATCGTGGCGGCCCTGGTCGTCGTCGCTGTAATCTTTGCTGCAACCACATGTGCCGTGCGCTCCCACTCTTACAGCAAACTGGAGGGCCGCCAGCCCCTGCTGGGAGAACAGTACCAACGCTACGACGACGACAAAGGCCAATCCGTGGTCTGA
- the LOC111954111 gene encoding leucine rich adaptor protein 1-like, which translates to MEEDNVLSDFKDIEKKLGRSVPESLIRSLAGGHHHHDKHEDXKPATPKNRSNSADVKRLESKILFLKQEMAHLRAIDVKLMQQLMSINEGIESIKWVMEDKGGIASRESSLTGSLYSLTDSEDDTSPRGSFTSLHDGNSDGLDGISVGSYLDTLDELAEDLSDHPSPTDLNLFSDIPIIEDKTFNKPPMQVRVDSDEYYCFG; encoded by the exons ATGGAAGAGGACAACGTGTTATCCGATTTTAAGGATATTGAGAAAAAGTTGGGTCGCAGTGTTCCTGAAAGTCTCATTCGTTCCCTAGCGGGAGGACATCATCATCACGACAAACATGAGGATYGAAAACCGGCGACACCGAAGAACCGCTCAAACTCTGCTGACGTAAAACGACTGGAGAGCAAGATATTATTTTTGAAACAGGAAATG GCCCACCTCCGTGCAATCGATGTCAAGCTGATGCAGCAGCTGATGTCAATCAACGAGGGCATCGAATCCATCAAATGGGTGATGGAGGACAAGGGGGGCATAGCCAGTCGTGAAAGCAGCCTGACTGGCAGCCTGTACAGCTTAACGGACAGCGAGGACGACACCTCTCCACGAGGCAGCTTCACCAGTCTGCATGACGGAAACAGTGACGGATTGGACGGGATATCCGTGGGCAGCTATCTGGATACGTTGGATGAGTTAGCCGAGGACCTTTCAGACCACCCTTCTCCGACGGATCTTAATCTTTTCTCAGATATACCCATTATAGAGGACAAGACTTTCAACAAGCCACCCATGCAAGTCAGAGTGGATTCCGATGAGTACTATTGCTTTGGATAG